Part of the Phaeodactylum tricornutum CCAP 1055/1 chromosome 5, whole genome shotgun sequence genome is shown below.
TTGTGGACCAGTACGGGCCGGTCAAACACATTGCCGTCGGATCGGTGGCATTGGAACACAAGGTCTATGCCGGAGTTTTGGCGCAGAAGTTTCCGTCCGCTCAGGTCTGGTTGACACCGGGGCAGTACTCGTTTCCACTCAATCTACCCGAATCCTTCCTAGGCTTTCCAAAGTCGCGGACGCGCGCGATGCCTGCCAGTATAGACGACGCTCCTGAGGACTGGAAGGCCGACTTTGATGTAGCCGTTCTAGGACCAATTATTTCGCGTGATGGAGCTTTCGCCGAAACTGTATTCTTTCACAAGCCGACCAAAACCTTATTGGTGACCGATACGGCGGTACAAGTGACAGAAGAGGTACCCGCCATATACGACTCGGATCCTTCGCCACTCCTATATCACGCCCGCGACACAATCACCGACAACGTACAAGACACACCCGAGACTCGTAAAAAAGGATGGCGGCGTATTGTTTTGTTCGGACTCTATTTTACGCCGAGTGCGATCACTATTAAGGATTTTCAGTCAGCAATTCAGGAGCGTCGACCAGATATCAACTCGGACTTTGCAGGTATTTATCCGTGGGACTGGGATGGTGACGAAATCGCTAGTTGGCGTGCTCTTACCGGTGACGGCACCAAACCACTGGTTGCCCCTATTCTACAAACGCTTCTTCTGAATCGCAGCCCGGTAGAGGTTCTGGACTTTGCCGATAAGGTATCGCAATGGCCATTCACCCGCATCATCCCGGCTCACTTGAAGAACAACATTGCCATGACTGGTGATGAGTACCGGAAATCGTTCGggtttttggaagaaaagggGGTGCCGCTAGGCTATCCCAAACCGTTGCAGTCGGATTTACAATTGCTTTTGGATGCGGAGCAAAGTCTAGTCGAATCCGGCGCCATTAAACCTGCACCTCCTAAAGTTGGAGGTCAATACTCCCGCGCCGAGATTATTGCAAAAACGTCGTACCAATGTCGAGCCGGAACCTGTGCCCCCCAGGCCAATCCGTAAAAGGATACACAAAGCGAAGTGTGCGGCA
Proteins encoded:
- a CDS encoding predicted protein produces the protein MRHHILALPCILSMATAFSGTQPSIRSSSTAPSAATMLSMSDNSSSRSDELSRRQLGELAFAASGLGVTYFGTRERDPLDYGLWGVLPVGTYKKKKTILDTIIPDNMWTFDQKFGILDVQVPLRMTVTRLSSGGLFVYNPVAGTPEMVGMLQKLVDQYGPVKHIAVGSVALEHKVYAGVLAQKFPSAQVWLTPGQYSFPLNLPESFLGFPKSRTRAMPASIDDAPEDWKADFDVAVLGPIISRDGAFAETVFFHKPTKTLLVTDTAVQVTEEVPAIYDSDPSPLLYHARDTITDNVQDTPETRKKGWRRIVLFGLYFTPSAITIKDFQSAIQERRPDINSDFAGIYPWDWDGDEIASWRALTGDGTKPLVAPILQTLLLNRSPVEVLDFADKVSQWPFTRIIPAHLKNNIAMTGDEYRKSFGFLEEKGVPLGYPKPLQSDLQLLLDAEQSLVESGAIKPAPPKVGGQYSRAEIIAKTSYQCRAGTCAPQANP